Proteins found in one Amycolatopsis umgeniensis genomic segment:
- a CDS encoding zf-HC2 domain-containing protein: MNKEHVSGQLLAGYVRGDGLAGDEVWAIEAHLESCAECRGRLSAISLPTVSALVDDVWAGLGPKLAEAGPGRSRSRWAGRLHTWVTPVMLPWLVMIILIPAIGFLLDGVGFVWSGRYSFVQLFSPVLPVLGVAVSWSKGLDPAYELVTSAPRGGFYLVLRRTTAVLAVVLPIQALASWAASGGFGLALLPSLAFTTGTLALGGLIGVTRAAYVLAGVWMAVVLAPAVASQGQATALDPHLLPVWGVIFALTAVVVVLRRSSFGLLSGTER, encoded by the coding sequence GTGAACAAGGAACACGTGTCCGGACAGCTTCTCGCCGGTTACGTCCGCGGGGACGGATTGGCAGGCGACGAGGTCTGGGCGATCGAAGCCCATCTCGAGTCCTGCGCGGAATGCCGGGGGAGGCTGTCCGCGATCAGCCTGCCGACGGTGTCGGCGCTGGTGGACGACGTCTGGGCGGGGCTGGGCCCGAAACTGGCCGAAGCGGGGCCGGGGCGGTCGCGAAGCCGGTGGGCCGGGCGGCTGCACACCTGGGTGACACCGGTGATGCTGCCTTGGCTGGTGATGATCATCCTGATCCCGGCGATCGGCTTCCTGCTGGACGGGGTCGGCTTCGTCTGGAGCGGGCGCTACTCGTTCGTCCAGCTCTTCTCACCGGTCCTGCCGGTGCTCGGGGTCGCGGTGTCCTGGTCCAAGGGCCTCGATCCCGCTTACGAACTCGTCACTTCCGCGCCGAGGGGCGGGTTCTACCTGGTGCTGCGCCGCACGACGGCGGTCCTCGCCGTCGTGCTGCCGATACAGGCTCTCGCGAGCTGGGCCGCGAGCGGCGGATTCGGGCTCGCTCTCTTGCCGAGCCTGGCTTTCACCACCGGGACGCTCGCGCTCGGCGGGCTGATCGGCGTGACCCGGGCGGCGTATGTCCTGGCAGGCGTCTGGATGGCGGTGGTCCTGGCGCCCGCGGTGGCTTCGCAAGGGCAGGCCACCGCACTCGATCCCCACTTGCTTCCGGTGTGGGGCGTGATCTTCGCGCTGACCGCGGTCGTGGTGGTGCTCCGGCGGAGCTCCTTCGGCCTGCTCAGCGGAACCGAACGATAG
- a CDS encoding murein transglycosylase: protein MAETTQSSIDAPEHPARPLPPYVPRLAFAGGLVLTGVVLIMTVGVHRPGGEEPPPPAEPQAALPVPDQKPQPGVATPRAGLAAPPDRPTVSDAAELETWAHRVAGKTRLAATDLSAYGRAEMWLRRQKPGCHLSWATLAGIAHVEAAQGRPGPITLPPDVWAKQAVRARSDGKQPDPKDLDDAAFATARYLCAAGDDVATPAGWWKSIRTFDPAVPYAQEVFSAADAYADASVAP from the coding sequence GTGGCCGAAACCACCCAGTCGAGCATCGACGCCCCGGAGCATCCAGCGCGCCCTCTGCCGCCGTACGTCCCCAGGCTCGCTTTCGCGGGCGGGCTCGTGCTCACCGGCGTGGTGCTGATCATGACCGTCGGTGTGCACCGGCCGGGCGGGGAGGAGCCGCCACCGCCCGCGGAACCGCAGGCCGCGCTCCCGGTTCCCGATCAGAAGCCGCAGCCGGGGGTGGCGACGCCGCGAGCGGGGCTTGCCGCGCCGCCCGACCGGCCCACCGTTTCCGACGCGGCCGAACTCGAGACCTGGGCGCACCGGGTGGCCGGGAAGACCCGGCTCGCCGCCACCGATCTGTCCGCCTACGGCCGGGCCGAGATGTGGCTCCGGCGGCAGAAGCCGGGCTGTCACCTCTCGTGGGCGACGCTCGCCGGCATCGCCCATGTCGAAGCGGCGCAGGGCAGGCCCGGCCCGATCACGCTCCCGCCCGACGTGTGGGCCAAGCAGGCCGTCCGGGCCAGAAGCGACGGGAAGCAGCCGGATCCGAAGGACCTCGACGACGCCGCTTTCGCCACCGCGCGTTACCTGTGCGCCGCTGGTGACGACGTCGCCACCCCGGCGGGCTGGTGGAAGTCGATCCGGACGTTCGACCCCGCCGTTCCCTACGCCCAGGAAGTCTTCAGCGCGGCCGACGCCTACGCGGACGCCAGCGTCGCGCCCTGA
- a CDS encoding FAD-dependent oxidoreductase gives MLGRMNSEFDVVIIGGGVAGLSAALVLGRARRKVAVIDGGTPRNAPAAHAQGFLTRDGIPPRELLAIGRDEVRGYGVEIIEDVVHRLRHDKAVELASGRVVSGRRIVMTTGLADELPDVPGVAERFGADVLHCPYCHGWEVRDQRFGVLATSEKSVHQALIVWQWSKDLTFFTHTQQISAEDREKLTGLGIRIVDGKVSELAVEDDRLTGVRLVDGELVERDVVFVGPKFVPHDRLLTQIGCSRTEDGFVAVDAQGRTDVDGVWAAGNVVDPMAQLVVAAGDAYRMASALNFDLVLEDQGATLASA, from the coding sequence ATGCTCGGCCGTATGAACAGCGAATTCGACGTGGTGATCATCGGCGGTGGTGTCGCGGGCCTGAGCGCGGCGTTGGTACTGGGCAGGGCGCGGCGCAAGGTCGCTGTGATCGACGGTGGCACGCCGCGCAACGCCCCGGCCGCGCACGCGCAGGGTTTCCTGACCAGGGACGGCATCCCGCCCCGAGAACTCTTGGCGATAGGCCGTGACGAGGTGCGCGGATACGGCGTGGAGATCATCGAGGACGTCGTCCACCGGCTGCGGCACGACAAAGCGGTGGAACTGGCGAGCGGCCGGGTCGTCAGCGGGCGCCGGATCGTGATGACCACCGGGCTGGCCGACGAACTGCCCGACGTCCCCGGCGTCGCGGAGCGTTTCGGCGCCGACGTGCTGCACTGCCCGTACTGCCACGGCTGGGAAGTGCGCGATCAGCGCTTCGGCGTGCTCGCCACCTCCGAGAAGTCGGTCCACCAGGCGCTGATCGTCTGGCAGTGGAGCAAGGACCTGACGTTCTTCACGCACACACAGCAGATCTCGGCCGAGGACCGGGAGAAGCTGACCGGGCTGGGCATCCGGATCGTCGACGGGAAGGTGTCCGAACTCGCCGTCGAAGACGACCGTCTGACCGGGGTCCGGCTCGTGGACGGCGAACTCGTCGAACGCGACGTCGTGTTCGTCGGCCCGAAGTTCGTCCCGCACGACAGGCTTCTCACCCAGATCGGCTGTTCGCGCACCGAAGACGGTTTCGTCGCGGTGGATGCGCAGGGCAGGACGGACGTGGACGGGGTATGGGCGGCGGGCAACGTCGTCGATCCGATGGCGCAACTGGTCGTCGCGGCCGGCGACGCCTACCGGATGGCGTCGGCGCTCAACTTCGATCTGGTGCTCGAGGATCAGGGCGCGACGCTGGCGTCCGCGTAG
- a CDS encoding VOC family protein has protein sequence MSSAEEDRPEYLGLAPYLYYADATEAVAWLVRVFGFTEEVRFADASGEVFQATLCAGPAKIQLAGVGPEYWAAKGVDGPVGQLNIVYVPDADAQYERVRAALGEDADLDAPQDQPYGARVFTVSDIGGNSWTFWQQFSDTVELPSGWREVRAGEPPTE, from the coding sequence ATGAGCAGTGCCGAAGAGGACAGGCCCGAATACCTCGGTCTCGCGCCGTACCTCTACTACGCCGACGCGACCGAAGCGGTCGCGTGGCTGGTCAGAGTGTTCGGGTTCACCGAGGAGGTACGGTTCGCCGACGCCTCCGGCGAGGTGTTCCAGGCCACGTTGTGCGCGGGCCCGGCGAAGATCCAGCTGGCCGGGGTCGGTCCCGAATACTGGGCGGCCAAGGGCGTCGACGGCCCTGTCGGCCAGCTGAACATCGTTTACGTCCCCGACGCCGACGCGCAGTACGAGCGGGTGCGCGCCGCCCTGGGCGAAGACGCCGACCTCGACGCGCCGCAGGATCAGCCCTACGGCGCCCGCGTGTTCACCGTCTCCGACATCGGCGGCAACAGCTGGACTTTCTGGCAGCAGTTCTCCGACACCGTCGAGCTCCCGTCGGGCTGGCGGGAAGTCCGCGCAGGTGAACCACCCACCGAATAG
- the efeO gene encoding iron uptake system protein EfeO translates to MSRRFPLAALAGVGALVLTACGGGEETPAAAGGPIKVEASDSACAVSVTNANAGNVTFEITNKGSKVTEFYLYAEGDRIMGEVENIAPGLNRRLIVEVAEAGKYQTACKPGMTGAGIRGDFTVTGGGAKQTDPNSQKAQAVKSYAEYVANNTKALDEETTKFVALVKANKVDEAKAAYARTRVYFERIEPVAEKFGDLDPKIDAREADLEPGQKFTGFHRLEKDLWVTGLQPDAPQIADQLLADVKELVTKSAAIELNALDLANGAKELLDEIATGKITGEEEAFSHTDLSDFQGNLDGSKAAIASLRPLLQAKDPALVSTLDKEFGNVQALLDKQREGDGFKLYTTLSQDQIKEFASAVDALSEPLSKVAEVASQ, encoded by the coding sequence GTGTCCCGTCGATTCCCGCTCGCCGCTCTCGCCGGCGTCGGCGCCCTGGTGCTCACCGCCTGCGGTGGTGGCGAAGAAACCCCCGCCGCGGCAGGCGGCCCGATCAAGGTCGAAGCCTCGGACAGCGCGTGCGCCGTTTCGGTGACCAACGCGAACGCGGGCAACGTGACCTTCGAGATCACCAACAAGGGCAGCAAGGTCACCGAGTTCTACCTCTACGCCGAGGGCGACCGGATCATGGGCGAGGTCGAGAACATCGCGCCCGGGCTGAACCGGCGTCTCATCGTCGAGGTCGCCGAAGCGGGCAAGTATCAGACGGCGTGCAAGCCGGGGATGACCGGCGCGGGCATCCGGGGCGACTTCACCGTCACCGGCGGCGGAGCGAAGCAGACCGACCCGAACTCGCAGAAGGCCCAGGCGGTCAAGAGCTACGCGGAGTACGTCGCGAACAACACCAAGGCGCTCGACGAGGAGACCACCAAGTTCGTCGCGCTGGTGAAGGCGAACAAGGTCGACGAGGCGAAGGCCGCGTACGCCCGCACTCGCGTCTACTTCGAGCGGATCGAGCCGGTGGCCGAGAAGTTCGGCGACCTCGACCCGAAGATCGACGCGCGCGAGGCCGATCTCGAACCCGGCCAGAAGTTCACCGGGTTCCACCGGCTGGAGAAGGACCTCTGGGTGACCGGGCTCCAGCCCGACGCGCCCCAGATCGCCGACCAGCTGCTCGCCGACGTCAAGGAACTGGTCACCAAGTCGGCCGCGATCGAGCTGAACGCACTCGATCTGGCCAACGGCGCCAAGGAACTGCTCGACGAGATCGCCACCGGCAAGATCACCGGCGAGGAAGAGGCGTTCTCGCACACCGACCTCTCGGACTTCCAGGGCAACCTCGACGGTTCGAAGGCAGCGATCGCCTCGCTGCGCCCGCTGCTGCAGGCGAAGGACCCAGCGCTGGTGTCCACTTTGGACAAGGAGTTCGGCAACGTTCAGGCACTGCTGGACAAGCAGCGCGAAGGCGACGGCTTCAAGCTGTACACCACGCTGAGCCAGGACCAGATCAAGGAATTCGCGTCGGCGGTGGACGCGCTGAGCGAACCGCTGAGCAAGGTCGCGGAGGTCGCGTCGCAATGA
- the efeB gene encoding iron uptake transporter deferrochelatase/peroxidase subunit — MTGTEHTPVSRRKLFGMAGAGAALVGTGAAAGIGANRLLGGDSPAQAAQNVVEFHGEHQAGIVTPVQENLHFVSLDVTTKDREKLVKLLRTWTDAARRMTAGQEVGTGGAVGGAAAAPPSDTGEALDLAASSLTLTIGFGPSLFDDRFGLASKRPAALIDLPLFPADKLDPARGGGDICIQACADDPQVAVHAIRNLVRLGFGVTAVRWSQLGFGRSSSTSRAQSTPRNLFGFKDGTRNVKAEEADVLRDQVWATAEDGQPWMAGGSFLVARRIRMHIETWDRESLQGQEGIVGRSKGAGAPLGQAAEFDEPDFHVGGAGGEKLIPEDSHVRLASHENLNGARILRRGYNFVDGSDGVGHLDAGLFFLAFNRDTRKQFVPMQQALSSKDAMMEYLQHTGSAHFAVPPGVREGGFWGEGLFA, encoded by the coding sequence ATGACCGGGACGGAGCACACCCCAGTCTCCCGCCGGAAGCTGTTCGGCATGGCGGGAGCGGGTGCCGCTCTCGTAGGAACCGGCGCCGCGGCCGGGATCGGCGCGAACCGGCTGCTCGGCGGGGACAGCCCGGCGCAGGCCGCGCAAAACGTCGTCGAGTTCCACGGCGAGCACCAGGCCGGGATCGTGACACCGGTGCAGGAGAACCTGCACTTCGTCTCGCTGGACGTCACGACGAAGGATCGCGAAAAACTGGTCAAGCTGCTGCGCACGTGGACGGACGCGGCCCGGCGGATGACCGCGGGCCAGGAGGTCGGCACGGGCGGCGCCGTCGGTGGCGCCGCCGCCGCCCCGCCGAGCGACACCGGCGAGGCGCTCGACCTGGCGGCGTCGTCGCTGACGCTGACCATCGGTTTCGGTCCCTCGCTGTTCGACGACCGGTTCGGGCTCGCCTCGAAACGCCCGGCCGCGCTGATCGATCTCCCCCTGTTCCCGGCGGACAAACTCGACCCGGCGCGCGGCGGCGGCGACATCTGTATCCAGGCTTGCGCCGACGATCCGCAGGTCGCGGTGCACGCGATCCGGAACCTGGTGCGGCTGGGCTTCGGTGTCACCGCGGTGCGCTGGTCGCAACTCGGGTTCGGCCGCAGTTCGTCGACGTCGCGGGCGCAGTCCACGCCGCGGAACCTGTTCGGGTTCAAGGACGGGACGCGCAACGTCAAGGCCGAGGAGGCCGACGTCCTGCGCGATCAGGTGTGGGCGACGGCCGAAGACGGGCAGCCGTGGATGGCGGGCGGATCGTTCCTGGTGGCCCGCCGGATCCGGATGCACATCGAGACCTGGGACAGGGAATCGTTGCAGGGTCAGGAAGGCATCGTCGGCCGGTCGAAGGGCGCGGGCGCGCCGCTCGGCCAGGCCGCCGAGTTCGACGAACCCGATTTCCACGTCGGCGGCGCCGGCGGCGAGAAGCTGATCCCGGAGGACTCGCACGTCCGGCTCGCCTCGCACGAGAACCTGAACGGGGCGCGGATCCTGCGGCGCGGCTACAACTTCGTCGACGGTTCCGACGGTGTCGGGCACCTCGACGCGGGGCTGTTCTTCCTCGCGTTCAACCGGGACACGCGCAAGCAGTTCGTGCCGATGCAGCAGGCGCTGTCGTCGAAGGACGCGATGATGGAGTACCTGCAGCACACCGGATCCGCCCATTTCGCCGTGCCACCGGGCGTACGCGAAGGCGGATTCTGGGGCGAGGGCCTGTTCGCTTGA
- a CDS encoding tetratricopeptide repeat protein produces MMDAEPAPEPGPDSSGESRFRAFRQAEALVESRRPLDALKALQPLLEEETDKPSVQLLAGRAYFHSAQLRRAERAFTRVLELDPTDHYARFVLGRTLQRLGRLTEALAQMRIASAMHPIPEYLEAISEVSARIALRD; encoded by the coding sequence ATGATGGATGCCGAACCCGCCCCAGAACCCGGTCCGGACTCGTCCGGCGAATCGCGGTTCCGTGCCTTCCGACAGGCGGAGGCCCTGGTCGAAAGCCGCAGGCCGCTCGACGCCCTCAAGGCCCTCCAGCCGTTGCTGGAGGAGGAAACCGACAAGCCGAGCGTGCAGTTGCTGGCGGGCCGCGCGTACTTCCACTCCGCACAGTTGCGGCGGGCCGAGCGGGCCTTCACCCGGGTGCTGGAACTGGACCCCACCGATCATTACGCGCGGTTCGTACTCGGGCGCACCCTCCAGCGCCTCGGACGGCTGACCGAGGCGCTCGCGCAGATGCGGATCGCGTCGGCGATGCATCCGATCCCGGAATACCTGGAAGCGATCAGCGAGGTCAGCGCGCGGATCGCGTTGCGCGACTGA
- the efeU gene encoding iron uptake transporter permease EfeU, whose protein sequence is MWFASALIGLREGLEAALVVSILVAFLVKTERRHALRWVWLGVGVAVLLSVGVGAILTYSTAQLSFEQQELLGGTLSIVAVGFVTAMIFWMRKASRTIAAELRGKLDEALDVGPVAVLVLSFFAVGREGLETAVFFYSTVQTAQGGTTEPLIGFTAGILTAIVLAYLIYRGAVRFDLGKFFTITGVLLVFVAAGVLGYGLHDLQEAAFLPGLTTLAFDASAVLPETSWYGALLKGIFNYSQQTTVLQAVAWVAYVAIVLPLFLRPKKKVVTAPVAAAIKE, encoded by the coding sequence GTGTGGTTCGCGAGTGCGCTCATCGGCCTGCGTGAAGGCCTCGAAGCGGCACTCGTCGTCAGCATCCTCGTCGCGTTCCTGGTCAAGACCGAACGACGGCACGCGCTGCGCTGGGTGTGGCTCGGTGTCGGTGTCGCGGTCCTGCTGTCGGTCGGGGTCGGCGCGATCCTCACCTACTCCACCGCCCAGTTGTCCTTCGAGCAGCAGGAACTGCTCGGCGGCACCCTGTCGATCGTCGCGGTCGGATTCGTGACGGCGATGATCTTCTGGATGCGCAAGGCGTCGAGGACGATCGCTGCCGAGCTGCGCGGGAAGCTGGACGAAGCGCTCGACGTGGGCCCTGTCGCCGTCCTCGTCCTGTCTTTCTTCGCCGTCGGCCGCGAAGGCCTGGAGACGGCGGTGTTCTTCTACTCCACCGTGCAGACCGCCCAGGGCGGCACGACCGAACCGCTGATCGGTTTCACCGCGGGCATTCTCACCGCGATCGTGCTGGCGTACCTGATCTACCGCGGCGCCGTCCGGTTCGACCTCGGCAAGTTCTTCACGATCACCGGTGTCCTGCTGGTGTTCGTCGCGGCGGGCGTACTCGGCTACGGCCTGCACGACCTGCAGGAAGCCGCCTTCCTGCCCGGTTTGACCACGCTCGCGTTCGACGCGTCGGCCGTGCTGCCCGAGACCAGCTGGTACGGCGCGCTGCTCAAGGGGATCTTCAACTATTCGCAGCAGACGACGGTCCTGCAGGCCGTCGCGTGGGTCGCGTACGTGGCGATCGTGCTGCCGCTGTTCCTCAGGCCCAAGAAGAAGGTCGTGACGGCTCCCGTCGCGGCCGCGATCAAGGAGTGA
- a CDS encoding PPOX class F420-dependent oxidoreductase: MFSEAELDYLATQGLGRLATAQPDGTLQVSPVGYAYNTETKTIDITGYELAKSKKFRNVAANGQAAFVVDDMPSYDPPRIRCLEIRGRAEALTGARTPDGHLDGAVIRIHPSRIISLGVDDPDHDPLDLVPHNRNV, encoded by the coding sequence ATGTTCAGTGAAGCGGAACTCGACTACCTCGCCACCCAAGGACTCGGGCGGCTCGCGACGGCTCAGCCGGACGGGACGCTACAGGTCAGCCCGGTCGGCTACGCCTACAACACCGAGACCAAGACGATCGACATCACCGGCTACGAACTGGCGAAGAGCAAGAAGTTCCGGAACGTGGCCGCCAACGGGCAGGCCGCGTTCGTGGTGGACGACATGCCGTCGTACGACCCGCCGAGGATCCGCTGCCTCGAGATCCGGGGCCGGGCCGAGGCGCTGACCGGCGCCCGCACGCCGGACGGCCATCTCGACGGCGCGGTGATCCGGATCCACCCTTCGCGGATCATCAGCCTCGGCGTCGACGACCCGGACCACGACCCGCTCGATCTCGTTCCGCACAACCGGAACGTCTGA
- a CDS encoding helix-turn-helix domain-containing protein, whose translation MEDIERRLAEVGPRLKQLRKERGTTLSALSEATGISASTLSRLESGTRKATLELLLTLSEAHKVPLDELVGEPEPSDPRIRMKPRKFGRFTAWSLSAQPGQPQAFKLLIPVENIEPVQRTHEGYEWMYVLSGRLRAVLGDRDFTMGPGEAAEFDTRVPHWFGSAGPGPVELLVLFGKQGERAHLRAKST comes from the coding sequence ATGGAGGACATCGAACGGCGGCTCGCCGAGGTCGGCCCGAGGCTCAAGCAGCTCCGCAAGGAACGCGGCACCACCCTCTCCGCGCTCTCGGAGGCGACGGGGATCTCCGCCAGTACGCTCTCGCGGCTCGAATCGGGCACCCGGAAGGCCACGCTGGAGCTGCTGCTGACGCTGTCGGAGGCACACAAGGTCCCGCTCGACGAACTGGTCGGCGAACCCGAGCCGTCCGATCCCCGGATCCGGATGAAACCGCGGAAGTTCGGCAGGTTCACCGCCTGGTCGCTGAGCGCGCAGCCGGGTCAGCCGCAGGCGTTCAAACTGCTGATCCCCGTCGAGAACATCGAACCGGTGCAACGGACGCACGAGGGCTACGAGTGGATGTACGTCCTCAGTGGACGGTTGCGGGCGGTGCTCGGCGATCGCGACTTCACGATGGGGCCCGGCGAGGCGGCCGAGTTCGACACGCGGGTGCCGCATTGGTTCGGGAGCGCGGGGCCGGGGCCGGTGGAGCTGCTGGTGCTGTTCGGCAAACAGGGCGAGCGGGCCCACCTGCGGGCCAAGTCCACCTGA
- the eno gene encoding phosphopyruvate hydratase, giving the protein MALIEQVGAREILDSRGNPTVEVEVALDDGTLARAAVPSGASTGEHEAVELRDGDTGRYNGKGVERAVAAVLDEIGPDLVGTDAVDQRIVDQKLVDLDGTPDKGRLGANAILGVSLAVAKAAADSAELELFRYLGGPNAHVLPVPMLNILNGGAHADTDVDIQEFMIAPIGAESFREALRWGTEVYHSLKSVLKGRGLATGLGDEGGFAPSLKNNREALDLILQAIEKAGYAPGRDVALALDVAATEFYSDGAYTFEGAKKSAEQMSAYYAELLRDYPLVSIEDPLSEDDWDGWVQLTAEVGEKVQIVGDDLFVTNPDRLEEGITRRAANALLVKVNQIGTLSETLDAISLATSYGYKSMMSHRSGETEDTFIADLAVATGVGQIKTGAPARGERIAKYNQLLRIEETLADAARYAGDLAFPRFSAEG; this is encoded by the coding sequence GTGGCGCTCATCGAGCAGGTAGGCGCTCGCGAGATTCTGGACTCGCGAGGCAACCCGACGGTCGAAGTGGAGGTGGCTCTCGACGACGGCACGCTGGCGCGGGCCGCGGTCCCCTCGGGTGCGTCCACCGGCGAACACGAAGCCGTCGAGCTGCGTGACGGCGACACCGGCCGGTACAACGGCAAGGGTGTCGAGCGCGCGGTCGCGGCCGTCCTGGACGAGATCGGCCCGGATCTGGTCGGCACCGACGCCGTCGACCAGCGCATCGTCGACCAGAAGCTGGTCGACCTCGACGGCACCCCGGACAAGGGCCGCCTCGGCGCGAACGCCATCCTCGGCGTTTCGCTCGCCGTCGCGAAGGCGGCCGCCGACTCCGCCGAACTGGAGCTGTTCCGCTACCTCGGCGGGCCGAACGCGCACGTGCTGCCGGTGCCGATGCTGAACATCCTCAACGGTGGCGCGCACGCCGACACCGATGTGGACATCCAGGAATTCATGATCGCGCCGATCGGCGCCGAGTCGTTCCGCGAGGCCCTGCGCTGGGGCACCGAGGTCTACCACTCGCTGAAGTCGGTCCTGAAGGGCCGCGGCCTGGCGACCGGCCTCGGCGACGAAGGCGGCTTCGCGCCCAGCCTGAAGAACAACCGCGAGGCACTCGACCTGATCCTTCAGGCGATCGAGAAGGCCGGATACGCCCCGGGCCGCGACGTCGCGCTCGCGCTCGACGTCGCCGCGACGGAGTTCTACTCCGACGGCGCGTACACCTTCGAAGGCGCGAAGAAGAGCGCGGAGCAGATGTCGGCCTACTACGCCGAGCTGCTGCGCGACTACCCGCTCGTGTCCATCGAGGACCCGCTGAGCGAGGACGACTGGGACGGCTGGGTCCAGCTGACCGCCGAGGTCGGCGAGAAGGTCCAGATCGTCGGCGACGACCTGTTCGTCACGAACCCGGATCGCCTCGAGGAGGGCATCACCCGCCGCGCCGCCAACGCGCTGCTGGTGAAGGTCAACCAGATCGGCACGCTGTCGGAGACCCTCGACGCGATCTCGCTGGCCACCTCGTACGGCTACAAGTCGATGATGAGCCACCGGTCCGGCGAGACCGAGGACACCTTCATCGCCGACCTGGCCGTCGCGACCGGCGTCGGCCAGATCAAGACCGGCGCCCCGGCGCGCGGCGAGCGGATCGCCAAGTACAACCAGCTGCTCCGGATCGAGGAGACCCTCGCCGACGCGGCACGCTACGCCGGCGACCTGGCATTTCCCCGGTTCAGCGCCGAGGGATAA
- a CDS encoding sigma-70 family RNA polymerase sigma factor has product MKGTEPDEEQLVRRTAKGDRAAFEELYRRTSPWLAVRLRRRCADEQIVAEVMQETYLAVWRAAGAFAGSAVGGSAVGWLWTIAARRLVDAFRRRAKHALPLPVAEAAVAPAAEDEALAGAVGDHVGDALRRLAPELRQVLQAMVLDGLTVRETAVLLGVPEGTVKTRARRARIAMREALS; this is encoded by the coding sequence GTGAAGGGAACGGAACCGGACGAAGAGCAGCTCGTCCGCCGCACGGCCAAAGGTGACCGCGCGGCGTTCGAGGAGCTCTACCGCCGCACGTCGCCGTGGCTGGCCGTACGCCTGCGCCGTCGCTGCGCCGACGAGCAGATCGTCGCCGAGGTGATGCAGGAGACCTATCTCGCGGTTTGGCGCGCGGCCGGGGCGTTCGCCGGTTCGGCCGTCGGTGGGAGCGCCGTCGGCTGGCTGTGGACGATCGCCGCGAGGCGGCTCGTCGACGCTTTCCGCCGCCGGGCGAAGCACGCGCTGCCACTGCCGGTCGCGGAGGCGGCCGTCGCGCCCGCCGCCGAAGACGAGGCGCTGGCCGGTGCGGTCGGCGACCACGTCGGCGACGCGCTGCGACGGCTCGCTCCCGAACTACGTCAGGTCTTGCAGGCCATGGTGCTCGACGGGCTGACCGTCCGGGAGACCGCGGTCCTGCTCGGCGTGCCGGAAGGAACCGTCAAAACCCGCGCCAGGCGGGCTCGGATCGCGATGCGGGAGGCGCTGTCGTGA
- a CDS encoding ABC transporter ATP-binding protein: protein MRAVGAAEVAPTTYAWQIKAEGLKVRVGKRKFAVNGLDLELGTGVHGLLGPNGAGKTTLIRALATVLRPAEGRLALLGESVGGLTDQRRLRRRIGYLPQNFGYYKRFTVREFVEYIAWLKEMSKEDIPGAVQRSIERVGLADRADDKMKTLSGGMVRRVGIAQAIVNDPDVLLLDEPTAGLDPAQRVRFRELMQEMGRDACVVVSTHLVEDVATACTDVVLFESGKLVFQGTPDEMAAAGTAEYVGDSPIERGYSALLGHEPGKGNW, encoded by the coding sequence ATGCGAGCTGTCGGGGCCGCGGAGGTCGCGCCGACGACCTACGCGTGGCAGATCAAAGCGGAGGGCCTGAAAGTCCGGGTCGGCAAACGCAAGTTCGCCGTGAACGGGCTGGATCTGGAACTCGGCACGGGGGTGCACGGTCTGCTCGGCCCGAACGGGGCGGGGAAGACCACGTTGATCCGGGCACTGGCGACGGTGCTCCGGCCAGCGGAGGGGAGGCTGGCGCTGCTCGGTGAGTCCGTCGGAGGGCTCACCGATCAGCGCCGCCTGCGCCGCCGTATCGGCTATCTGCCGCAGAACTTCGGCTACTACAAGCGTTTCACCGTCCGCGAATTCGTCGAGTACATCGCGTGGCTCAAGGAAATGTCCAAAGAGGACATCCCGGGAGCGGTGCAGCGCTCGATCGAACGGGTCGGCCTCGCCGACCGCGCGGACGACAAGATGAAGACGCTCTCCGGTGGGATGGTGCGGCGGGTCGGGATCGCGCAGGCGATCGTGAACGATCCGGACGTCCTCCTGCTGGACGAGCCGACCGCCGGACTCGACCCGGCGCAGCGCGTGCGTTTCCGGGAGCTCATGCAGGAAATGGGGCGTGACGCCTGCGTCGTCGTCTCGACGCACCTCGTCGAGGACGTCGCCACCGCGTGCACTGACGTCGTCCTTTTCGAAAGCGGCAAACTCGTCTTCCAAGGGACCCCGGATGAAATGGCCGCCGCCGGGACCGCGGAGTACGTCGGCGACAGCCCGATCGAGCGCGGCTATTCGGCGCTGCTCGGGCACGAGCCGGGGAAGGGGAACTGGTGA